DNA from Nocardioides seonyuensis:
GTTCATCGACGGCTATCCCTGGGTCGGCAAGTCCATCGAGGTCGACCCCGGTGAGTGGAACTACCAGAGCAGCACGCAGTTCACCTACGAGTGGCTGATCGGCAGCACTGTCGTCGGCACGGGCAAGTCCTTCGAGCCGACCAAGAAGCAGATCGGCGACAAGCTCTCGGTCCGGGTCCTCGCCGAGAACGGCAAGCTCGTCGGCACGGCGACCACCGCCAAGTCCGAGAAGATCGGCTACAAGTCCAAGATCAAGGCCAAGATCCGCGGCGACCGCGCCTCGATCACGATCAAGGCCCAGAGGATCAAGGGCAAGAAGGTCAAGGGCAAGCTCACGGTCAAGGAGATCGTCCGGGTCAAGGACGACGGCACGATCAAGTACAAGAAGATCGGCAAGACCAAGATCAAGAAGGGCAAGGGCACCGTCTCGCTCAAGAAGCTCAAGAAGGGGAAGCACAAGATCGTCTTCTTCTTCCAGGGCAAGGGCAAGGTGGGCTCGAGCGAGCTGACCAAGACGGTCAAGACCAAGCGCTGAGCGCTTGATCTGATCCAGCACCGCCTGATCGCGGACGGGGCCCCGGCATCTCGCCGGGGCCCCGTTCTCGTCCGGAACAAACTCGACCCGTGCCGATGTTGGACCCACCATGTCCACCGGAGTCGTCGTGCTCGCCCTCGCCGTCAGCCTGGCGCTGGGCGTCGGCCTGTGGCGCGCCGCCACGGACGGACGGTTCCGCAAGCGTCACGGAGCAACCAGCGCCACCGCAGCGAGTACGACGACCGCGAGCGCGGCGGCTGCCACGTCGCCCGCCGCCGAGCTTGTCGACCAGCTCGGCGCGAGCCTGGGCGAGCGGGCCACCCTCCTGCAGTTCTCCAGCGCGTTCTGCGCCCCGTGCCGCGCCACGCGCACCGTGCTCACCGACGTGTCCGGGCTCGTCGAGGGAGTCACGCACGTCGAGGTCGATGCCGAGGAGCACCTGGCTGCGACTCGAGCCCTGGGCATCCTGCGCACGCCCACGACCCTCGTGCTCGACGCCTCGGGCATGGAGGTCACCCGCGCCGGCGGGGCGCCGACGCGGGACCAGGTGCTGGCCGCGATCGCCCGGGTCGGAACCCAGGCATGATCTGCGTCTCACCATTCGGTCATACTGTTCACATGGTGAGATCTGGCCAGAAGGGCGCCTCAGCCCGCCCTACAGTTCTGGGCATGTCCTCGACCATGCTGACCAAGCGCCGCGCAGTGGATCACTGCCGCACGCGCTCGGCGCTGTGTCGAATGTCCTGACGGGTCACCGCCCGGTCAGGTCCTCAGTCGTGCTCGCCTAGTCGGCGGCACGCTGTCCTGCGCGGTGGCCCGTGCCCTCACCGGCCGATCACCCCCATCCATCGCAGGAGAGACATGTCCACGACCACCACCGGTTCGCCCGCCTCCCAGGCACCGGCTTCCACCTGGGGCGCCCGCCCTGACGGCGCGCTCGACCCGCGGGCTCCGCAGTTCGCCGCCGCCCTGACCGTCGTCGTCCTGGCCGGTGTGCTGCTGCTCCCCACGCCGTGGGCCACCGGCCTGCTCGCGGTGCAGGCGGCCATCTTCGGCCTCGGCGCCGGCCTGGGTGTCCAGGCGACGCCCTACGCGTGGCTGTTCCGCACGCTGGTGAGGCCCCGCCTCGCACCCACCAGCGAGTGGGAGGCGCCCGAGCCGCCCCGCTTCGCGCAGGGTGTCGGGCTGGGCTTCGCGCTGGTCGGCCTCGTCGGCTTTGTCCTGGGTGCGCCCCTGCTCGCCCAGGTCGCCGTCGGTGCCGCACTCACGGCCGCCCTGCTCAACGCGCTCTTCCGCTTCTGCCTCGGGTGCGAGGTCTACCTCCTCGCCCGCCAGTACGCCTTCCACTGATCACCACAGACCACCCACACCAAGGAGAAACCACCATGAGCCGCGAGAACTCGCTCGTCACCGCCCAGTGGGTCGAGGACAACCTCGACACCGACGGCATCGTCCTCATCGAGGTCGACGAGGACACCACCGCCTACGACAAGGGCCACATCCGGGGCGCCATCAAGCTCGACTGGACCACCGACCTCCAGGACCAGGTCCGCCGCGACTTCGTCAACAAGCAGCAGTTCGAGCAGCTGCTCTCCGAGCGCGGTGTCAGCAACGACGACACCGTCGTCCTCTACGGCGGCAACAACAACTGGTTCGCCGCCTACGCCTACTGGTACTTCAAGCTCTACGGCCACTCCGACGTCAAGCTCCTCGACGGCGGCCGCAAGAAGTGGGAGCTCGACTCGCGCGAGCTGACCGACGAGCTGCCGACGCGTGCCGCGACGTCGTACACCGCGCAGGAGCAGGACCACTCGATCCGTGCCTTCCGCGACGAGGTCGTGGAGGCGATCGGCGCGCAGAACCTCGTCGACGTCCGCAGCCCCGACGAGTACGCCGGCCGCCTCCTCGCCCCGGCCCACCTCCCGCAGGAGCAGGCCCAGCGCGCCGGGCACGTCCCGACCTCGATCAACGTCCCGTGGAGCAAGGCGGCCAACGACGACGGCACCTTCCGCTCCGACGACGAGCTGCGCCAGATCTACGGCGACGCCGGCCTGCAGGACGGCAAGGACACCATCGCCCTGTGCCGCATCGGTGAGCGCTCCTCGCACACCTGGTTCGTGCTCAAGGAGCTCCTCGGCCACGACAACGTCAAGAACTACGACGGCTCCTGGACCGAGTACGGCTCCCTCGTCGGCGTCCCCGTCGCGCTCGGCGACGAGCCCGGGGAGGCCTGACATGTGCGGAGCAACCGAGGGCGGGCTCCCGCTCGACGGCGTCAACGTCGCGAAGGAGGCCGTGATCCAGGGCCAGGTCCTGCGCGGCGGCGAGCCGGTCGCGTCGGCCTACGTCCGTCTGCTCGACCGGTCGGGTGAGTTCACCGCCGAGGTGCCCACCTCGGCCACCGGCCACTTCCGCTTCTTCGCCGGCGACGGCGAGTGGACGCTGCGGACCCTGGCGCCCAAGTCCGACCCCATCGACATCGCCGTGGTGGCGTCGGTGGGCTCGGTGGCCGAGGTCCAGATCGCGGTCTGAGCCCAGGACAACAACGCCACAGCGCCGGGTCGTTGACCCGGCGCTGTGGCGTTTCTGCGTCGTGGGTGGACCGGCTCCGCGTCGGTCAGCGCTTGCGTCGGCCGCCGCGGGGGGCGTGGTCGCCGGACCCTGCGGCGGCGGCTTCCTGGACGTAGGCGTCGGGCGCGTAGCCGTAGGCGGCGAAGTTGCCGGAGCCGACGTTGCGGCGAGAGACGCGGTTGAGGATCACGCCGAGCGGCCGCGCGTGGACGGCGAGGAGCGAGTCGATCGCCGTCATCAGGTCGGTGTCGAGGGTCCGGCCGGCCGAGACCGTGACCAGCGCGCCGTCGGTGCTGTGGGCCAGGATGGCCGCGTCGGTGACGGGCAGGAGCGGGGGCGCGTCGAGGATGACCATGCCGTGCTTGGACAGCTCGTTCACGACAGCCTTCATCGTCTTGGAGCCCAGGATCTCGCTCGGGTTGGGCGGCCGGCTGCCCGAGGTGAGGATCATCAGGCGGTCGATCGTCGGGTGCAGCTGGATCGCGTCGGCCAGGTTGAGACGGTGCGTCAGCACGTCGGTGAGCCCGACGGCGTCGTCGAGCTTGAGGAGCGGCGCCACGTTGGGGCGGCGCAGGTCGGCGTCGATGAGCGTGACGTGCTGGCCCGACAGCGCGATGGCGGCGGCGAGGTTGGCGGCCATGGTGGACTTGCCGTCACCCTGCTTGGGGCTGGTGACGACGATGGCGCGCGGCGGGTTGTCGACGTCCATGAACGACAGGTTGGTGCGGACCCTGCGCAGCGCCTCGGCCGCGATCGCCTCGATGCTGACGCCGGTCTCGGTCACGAAGATCCCTGCCTCGGGGATCTCCGGGATGGTGCCGACCACGGCGACGTCGGACCAGCGCTCGACGTCCTCGGCCGTGCGGACCTTGCGGTCCAGGACGTTGCGAGCCATGGCGTAGCCCGCGCCGAGGAGGGCGCCGAGGATCGCGCCGAACAGGATGTTGCGGGGGACGTTCGGCGCGATGGGCCGGGTCGGGAGCTGGGCCGACTCGGAGACCTCGATCCGCATCGCACCCTCGCCGGGCGGCTCGATCTCTGCCACCCGCTCGGCCAGGGCACGGACCCAGGCGTCCGCGAGCGCCTGGGCGCCCTTGGCGGTGGCGGCCCTCGCCGTGATCGAGATGATGACGGTGTCGGGGGTCTGCGAGGCGGAGATGTTGGAGACCAGGGACTCCGGGGTGGTCTCGAGGCCGAGGTCGTCGATCACCAGCGAGGCGGTCTTGCGGTCCTTGGCGAGGACGACGTAGGACGCGGCACGCGACTTGGAGAGCGAGTCGTTCATCGTCCCCAGGCCGGGTTGGTCGGTCTCACCGGCGGTCACGAAGCCGGAGGAGCTGGCGGAGTAGACCTTGGTCTGCAGCGCGCTCCACACGAATGCCAGCACGGCCATCGCCACCACGCACGCTGCGACCACGCGCCAGTGGTTGCGCAGGATGCGCAGGTAGTCGGCGAGCTGCATGTGGGTCCCCTCGGCGTGTAACTGGATGTCAGCGGTGTGGAGTCTAGGTCGCTCGACGCGATCCTGACCCACGTGTCCGTGAAGTGTGTCTCAGTCGCTCGACCGCTGCGCGTCCCCACAGACGACCCACCTCCGCAGAGCGCCTGCCCAGCGCCCGCGGCACCGCGACGGCCGCACGGGGCGTGGGATCGGCGCTGACGTCGCTGACCGGAAT
Protein-coding regions in this window:
- a CDS encoding TlpA family protein disulfide reductase, whose amino-acid sequence is MSTGVVVLALAVSLALGVGLWRAATDGRFRKRHGATSATAASTTTASAAAATSPAAELVDQLGASLGERATLLQFSSAFCAPCRATRTVLTDVSGLVEGVTHVEVDAEEHLAATRALGILRTPTTLVLDASGMEVTRAGGAPTRDQVLAAIARVGTQA
- a CDS encoding DUF4395 domain-containing protein codes for the protein MSTTTTGSPASQAPASTWGARPDGALDPRAPQFAAALTVVVLAGVLLLPTPWATGLLAVQAAIFGLGAGLGVQATPYAWLFRTLVRPRLAPTSEWEAPEPPRFAQGVGLGFALVGLVGFVLGAPLLAQVAVGAALTAALLNALFRFCLGCEVYLLARQYAFH
- a CDS encoding sulfurtransferase, with product MSRENSLVTAQWVEDNLDTDGIVLIEVDEDTTAYDKGHIRGAIKLDWTTDLQDQVRRDFVNKQQFEQLLSERGVSNDDTVVLYGGNNNWFAAYAYWYFKLYGHSDVKLLDGGRKKWELDSRELTDELPTRAATSYTAQEQDHSIRAFRDEVVEAIGAQNLVDVRSPDEYAGRLLAPAHLPQEQAQRAGHVPTSINVPWSKAANDDGTFRSDDELRQIYGDAGLQDGKDTIALCRIGERSSHTWFVLKELLGHDNVKNYDGSWTEYGSLVGVPVALGDEPGEA
- a CDS encoding DUF1416 domain-containing protein; translation: MCGATEGGLPLDGVNVAKEAVIQGQVLRGGEPVASAYVRLLDRSGEFTAEVPTSATGHFRFFAGDGEWTLRTLAPKSDPIDIAVVASVGSVAEVQIAV
- a CDS encoding polysaccharide biosynthesis tyrosine autokinase, with protein sequence MQLADYLRILRNHWRVVAACVVAMAVLAFVWSALQTKVYSASSSGFVTAGETDQPGLGTMNDSLSKSRAASYVVLAKDRKTASLVIDDLGLETTPESLVSNISASQTPDTVIISITARAATAKGAQALADAWVRALAERVAEIEPPGEGAMRIEVSESAQLPTRPIAPNVPRNILFGAILGALLGAGYAMARNVLDRKVRTAEDVERWSDVAVVGTIPEIPEAGIFVTETGVSIEAIAAEALRRVRTNLSFMDVDNPPRAIVVTSPKQGDGKSTMAANLAAAIALSGQHVTLIDADLRRPNVAPLLKLDDAVGLTDVLTHRLNLADAIQLHPTIDRLMILTSGSRPPNPSEILGSKTMKAVVNELSKHGMVILDAPPLLPVTDAAILAHSTDGALVTVSAGRTLDTDLMTAIDSLLAVHARPLGVILNRVSRRNVGSGNFAAYGYAPDAYVQEAAAAGSGDHAPRGGRRKR